In one Trichlorobacter lovleyi SZ genomic region, the following are encoded:
- the nikR gene encoding nickel-responsive transcriptional regulator NikR, with protein sequence MGDITRFGISIDSDLLDSFDRLITRKGYQNRSEAIRDLIRATIVEEKMDAGHEEMVGTVTMVYNHHVRDLADKLTEHQHQHHHQVISALHVHLDAHNCLEVLVLKGSSAEIKQIADELLGVKGVKHGKLFLTSATPEHH encoded by the coding sequence ATGGGCGACATCACCCGTTTCGGTATCTCGATTGACAGCGATCTGCTGGACAGTTTTGATCGCCTGATCACCCGCAAGGGATACCAGAACCGTTCAGAAGCGATCAGAGACCTGATCCGGGCCACGATTGTGGAAGAAAAAATGGATGCCGGCCACGAAGAGATGGTCGGCACCGTTACCATGGTCTATAACCACCATGTACGCGATCTGGCGGACAAACTGACCGAACACCAGCATCAGCACCATCATCAGGTCATCTCTGCCCTGCATGTGCATCTTGACGCCCATAACTGCCTGGAGGTACTGGTACTGAAAGGCAGTAGCGCCGAAATCAAACAGATCGCGGATGAATTGCTGGGCGTCAAGGGGGTCAAGCACGGCAAGCTGTTCCTCACCTCGGCAACCCCAGAACATCACTGA
- a CDS encoding energy transducer TonB, giving the protein MSAAHQSRKTRSIRLYLSVSLLLHGLFFVAAIVLLPPLVQAPPKEPALVMTHLVSLPTPNAGKETTSPAPALPVINRPTPKSQPQPQPPPPKSVAPTTFSSNPPLKPSEPAPQAPPAPTFSAQQTKAGVASKPETGSQPAVQTSTTTGGNRIAPQEMAFGSASGPAFRRQAVPVYPALAKRRNKEGVVLLRLSISETGQLTQLEVLEDPGYGFGEAAQEAVRNSSFTPARHNGKPVAVRAVLPIRFSLR; this is encoded by the coding sequence ATGTCCGCTGCGCACCAAAGCCGGAAGACCCGGTCCATCCGGCTCTATCTGTCTGTCTCACTACTGCTGCACGGATTATTCTTTGTGGCGGCAATCGTACTGCTCCCCCCCCTTGTCCAAGCCCCCCCCAAAGAACCTGCTCTGGTGATGACCCACCTTGTGTCTCTGCCGACTCCAAACGCAGGTAAAGAGACAACGTCCCCGGCACCGGCGCTGCCCGTCATTAACAGACCCACACCTAAATCCCAACCTCAACCACAGCCGCCACCGCCCAAAAGCGTCGCACCAACGACATTCAGCAGCAATCCGCCGCTCAAACCCAGTGAACCGGCACCACAAGCCCCCCCTGCGCCGACATTCAGCGCGCAACAGACCAAGGCTGGCGTTGCGTCAAAACCGGAGACCGGTTCCCAGCCGGCGGTTCAAACCAGTACAACAACAGGTGGCAACCGGATAGCGCCTCAGGAAATGGCCTTTGGCAGTGCCAGCGGACCGGCATTCCGCAGGCAGGCGGTGCCTGTCTACCCGGCCCTGGCAAAACGGCGGAATAAGGAAGGGGTTGTACTGCTACGCCTCAGTATCAGCGAAACCGGCCAGCTGACCCAGCTTGAGGTCCTGGAGGACCCGGGCTATGGCTTTGGCGAGGCCGCTCAGGAGGCAGTTCGCAATTCAAGCTTCACCCCGGCTCGCCACAACGGAAAACCGGTTGCCGTACGGGCAGTCCTACCGATCCGTTTTTCACTGCGTTAA
- a CDS encoding energy-coupling factor ABC transporter ATP-binding protein, with amino-acid sequence MSHHIVAADRLSFSYPDGTAALRSVSFCIHHGESVALIGANGAGKSTLLQQLNGCLTPSSGEVRIGDFPVTPRTLQEVRRTVGMVFQDPDDQLFMPTVFDDIAFGPLNRGVAPGDIEAQVAAALQAVGAGHLAGKPPYRLSCGEKKRVAIATVLAMDPAILVMDEPTAGLDPFSRREVIKLLKNFSHTRIITSHDLDMVAEVCDRVIVMHGGEIRADGTAEEIFADTELLAGCRLEPPFSMQACVVCGRRGVTAC; translated from the coding sequence ATGAGCCACCACATTGTTGCAGCAGACCGGCTCAGCTTCTCCTACCCTGATGGGACAGCCGCGTTGCGTTCCGTGTCGTTCTGCATCCATCACGGTGAGTCGGTGGCACTGATCGGGGCCAACGGGGCCGGAAAGTCCACCCTGTTGCAGCAGTTAAACGGCTGTCTGACTCCCAGCTCGGGTGAGGTCCGAATCGGTGACTTCCCGGTTACACCCAGGACGCTGCAAGAGGTGCGGCGGACAGTGGGGATGGTGTTTCAGGACCCTGACGACCAGCTCTTCATGCCGACGGTTTTTGATGACATTGCCTTCGGACCGCTCAACCGCGGTGTGGCTCCCGGCGATATTGAAGCGCAGGTGGCCGCTGCGCTGCAGGCCGTAGGAGCCGGGCATCTGGCGGGAAAGCCGCCTTACCGGCTTTCCTGCGGTGAAAAGAAACGGGTTGCCATTGCCACGGTACTGGCCATGGACCCTGCCATACTGGTTATGGATGAGCCGACCGCAGGTCTTGATCCGTTCTCACGCAGGGAGGTTATCAAGCTGCTGAAAAATTTCAGCCATACCAGGATCATTACCAGCCATGACCTTGATATGGTGGCAGAGGTCTGCGACAGGGTGATTGTGATGCACGGGGGTGAGATCCGGGCAGACGGTACTGCTGAGGAGATCTTTGCCGATACGGAATTGCTTGCCGGATGCAGGCTGGAACCGCCGTTTTCCATGCAGGCCTGTGTCGTCTGCGGCAGGCGGGGGGTGACCGCCTGTTAA